From Chloroflexota bacterium, a single genomic window includes:
- a CDS encoding D-2-hydroxyacid dehydrogenase gives MPDQRIVLTYDPDGTLVDRVRAALPHRSLEIVCEYSSDALPEVMPGTTILFGNYLAAEALEQSRDLRWIQTVGAGVDVLLSVDLTSTDIVVTNTSGAFGVQIAEHALSLMFALARRLPAALESQAARRYAPEPRDDLFELTGKTVGIVGFGDVGQALARRARGIGMRVIALRRSPGDSPATSAELADLALDPLADSDRGDASALVYEVMGPDRLSELLRESDVVVNAAPLTDATVRLFGREQFGHMRSTACFINLGRGETVDQEALIDALQDGVIAGAGLDVTTPEPLPPDSPLWALPNVILTAHYAGWSDTMLDRIYAIFADNLQRFDRGEPLRNRVDVRAGY, from the coding sequence GTGCCCGACCAGCGCATCGTTCTGACCTACGACCCCGACGGGACGCTGGTGGACCGCGTCCGCGCCGCGCTGCCGCACCGGTCGCTCGAGATCGTCTGCGAGTATTCCTCGGACGCGCTGCCCGAGGTGATGCCGGGCACGACGATCCTTTTCGGCAACTACCTTGCCGCGGAGGCCCTGGAACAGTCGCGCGACCTGCGCTGGATTCAAACCGTGGGCGCCGGGGTCGACGTGCTGCTTTCGGTCGATCTCACGTCGACCGATATCGTCGTCACGAACACCAGCGGCGCATTCGGCGTCCAGATCGCCGAGCATGCGCTGTCGCTGATGTTTGCGCTGGCCCGGCGACTGCCCGCGGCGCTGGAGTCGCAGGCGGCAAGGCGCTACGCGCCCGAGCCCCGCGACGACCTGTTCGAGCTGACCGGCAAGACCGTGGGCATCGTGGGGTTCGGCGACGTGGGCCAGGCGCTGGCGCGGCGGGCGCGTGGGATCGGCATGCGCGTCATCGCGCTGCGCCGCTCGCCGGGCGACTCTCCGGCGACAAGCGCTGAACTAGCCGACCTGGCGCTCGACCCGCTGGCCGACTCGGACCGCGGCGACGCGTCGGCGCTCGTGTACGAGGTCATGGGACCCGACCGGTTGAGCGAGTTGCTGCGCGAATCCGACGTGGTGGTCAACGCCGCGCCCCTGACGGACGCCACCGTGCGCCTCTTTGGCCGGGAACAGTTCGGTCACATGCGGTCCACCGCGTGCTTCATCAACCTCGGGCGAGGCGAAACGGTGGACCAGGAGGCGTTGATCGACGCGCTGCAAGATGGCGTCATCGCCGGAGCGGGTCTGGACGTCACCACGCCCGAGCCGCTGCCGCCGGATTCGCCCCTCTGGGCGCTGCCCAACGTCATCCTCACTGCCCACTACGCCGGCTGGTCCGACACCATGCTCGACCGCATTTACGCGATCTTCGCGGACAACCTGCAGCGCTTCGACCGCGGCGAGCCGCTACGCAATCGGGTGGATGTGCGGGCGGGGTACTGA
- a CDS encoding amidohydrolase family protein encodes MIIDTQVHILEKAHGVERSIRMHYTWHEMSAELLLDEMNYAGVDKCFLISYTAEDIWPDLGDTWNDPAINRITKEYFTEAIAAADHDRFIWFTDHINPDRPGYLDRIREDLDAGAVGLKIFPAYTGHWPSDPGLCKVYELCAERDVPIIMAWERWNDPRLRACMSDYEEFLGLFDPVARDFPTVKFLLTHWGCFTWGDQWLANSRPPFPSLDPFVALLNRHEHLYTDIAAITIFFGDEIAWKNGGLEGPEWEYPYANGLALLEGLVRGAGVERVMWGTDWPWTEGRCTYKQNLTMVTTHADFLSDEEKRLVLGVNAAKFAGLSID; translated from the coding sequence ATGATCATCGACACCCAGGTCCACATCTTGGAGAAGGCCCACGGCGTGGAGCGCAGCATCCGGATGCACTACACCTGGCACGAAATGTCGGCCGAGTTGCTGCTCGACGAGATGAACTACGCCGGCGTGGACAAGTGTTTTCTCATCAGCTACACGGCCGAGGACATCTGGCCGGACCTTGGCGACACCTGGAACGATCCGGCCATCAACCGGATCACCAAGGAGTATTTCACCGAGGCGATCGCCGCCGCCGACCACGACCGCTTCATCTGGTTCACCGACCACATCAATCCCGATCGACCGGGATACCTCGACCGGATCCGGGAGGACCTCGACGCGGGGGCCGTGGGGCTCAAGATCTTCCCCGCCTATACCGGCCACTGGCCGTCGGACCCTGGCCTGTGCAAGGTCTACGAGCTGTGTGCCGAGCGTGACGTGCCCATCATCATGGCCTGGGAGCGCTGGAACGATCCGCGCCTTCGCGCCTGCATGTCGGACTACGAGGAATTCCTCGGCCTCTTCGATCCCGTCGCGCGCGATTTCCCGACGGTCAAATTCCTGCTGACCCACTGGGGCTGCTTCACCTGGGGCGACCAGTGGCTGGCCAACAGCCGCCCGCCGTTTCCCTCGCTCGATCCCTTCGTGGCGCTGCTCAATCGGCACGAGCACCTCTACACCGACATCGCCGCCATCACGATCTTCTTCGGCGACGAGATCGCCTGGAAGAACGGTGGGCTGGAAGGCCCGGAGTGGGAATACCCCTATGCCAACGGACTCGCCCTGCTGGAGGGTCTGGTCAGGGGTGCGGGCGTGGAGCGTGTGATGTGGGGCACGGATTGGCCCTGGACCGAGGGCCGCTGCACCTACAAGCAGAACCTCACCATGGTCACCACGCACGCGGACTTTCTCTCGGACGAGGAGAAGCGGCTCGTCCTCGGCGTCAACGCGGCGAAGTTCGCCGGGCTGTCGATCGACTGA
- a CDS encoding DUF1330 domain-containing protein — translation MAGYVIVNDEITDDATFAEFRQKVGATVAAHGGRYLVRGGATEVVDGDWAPDRLVIIEFDSVDQAKAWLNSADFLAIKDLRVSSASASVVIAEGV, via the coding sequence ATGGCCGGATACGTGATCGTGAATGACGAGATTACGGACGACGCGACATTCGCCGAGTTTCGCCAGAAGGTCGGAGCAACGGTAGCGGCTCACGGCGGCAGGTATCTGGTGCGCGGCGGCGCCACCGAAGTCGTCGACGGCGACTGGGCTCCCGACCGGCTCGTCATCATCGAATTCGACAGCGTCGACCAGGCCAAGGCGTGGCTGAACTCGGCCGATTTCCTGGCGATCAAGGACCTTCGCGTCAGCTCCGCGAGCGCCAGCGTGGTCATCGCCGAGGGCGTGTGA
- a CDS encoding restriction endonuclease — protein MDNGLAIIGYHEIPDLASAADAAAVLALVQEHLAGGSRSRDRNFAAQLTAFALRMRLNDIVALPLKTRRGLVALGRVSGPYRYQEVDGIKRHTRSVNWIRPDVPRSEFGQDLLNSLGAFMTVCRIHRNDSAPRIASILEGQEDPGTDATNAESDSSQNGDETVRDDQAVPDVADLAREQVVGRIRAHFTGHELTRLVDAVLQAQGYFTWPSTPGPDGGVDILAARGSLGFEGPRICVQVKATADPADVTILRSLQGTMQSFRADQGLLVCWGGFTSALEREARQSFFRVRLWNANNLVSAIYKTYENLPKQIQAEIPLERIWTLVRDDGEG, from the coding sequence TTGGATAACGGCCTAGCGATTATTGGCTATCACGAGATCCCCGACCTAGCGTCCGCCGCTGATGCGGCAGCGGTACTCGCTCTTGTTCAGGAGCACCTTGCCGGTGGATCCAGGAGCCGCGATCGCAACTTCGCAGCTCAGTTGACGGCGTTTGCATTGCGTATGCGCCTAAACGACATCGTCGCGCTGCCGCTAAAGACCCGACGCGGCCTGGTCGCTCTCGGGCGTGTCTCAGGACCGTATCGCTACCAAGAAGTCGACGGAATCAAGCGTCACACGCGATCGGTCAATTGGATTCGGCCGGACGTTCCTCGATCTGAGTTTGGGCAGGACTTGCTCAATTCACTAGGCGCGTTCATGACGGTATGTCGGATCCACCGCAACGATTCCGCGCCACGAATCGCCAGTATTTTGGAAGGTCAGGAAGACCCCGGTACAGACGCGACGAACGCAGAGTCAGATTCCAGCCAGAACGGGGACGAGACAGTACGCGATGACCAAGCAGTCCCAGATGTCGCCGATCTGGCGCGCGAGCAAGTGGTTGGCCGTATTCGGGCACACTTCACCGGGCATGAGCTCACGCGTCTCGTTGACGCCGTACTACAGGCCCAGGGGTATTTCACATGGCCATCGACGCCCGGGCCTGACGGCGGAGTGGACATTCTGGCAGCCCGAGGCTCTCTCGGATTCGAAGGGCCGCGAATCTGCGTTCAAGTCAAAGCGACCGCAGATCCCGCCGACGTCACGATCCTTCGCAGCCTCCAAGGCACTATGCAGTCCTTCCGAGCCGATCAGGGACTCCTCGTCTGCTGGGGTGGATTTACGAGCGCCCTGGAGCGCGAGGCCCGACAGAGCTTCTTCCGGGTAAGGCTCTGGAACGCCAACAATCTAGTGAGTGCGATCTACAAGACTTACGAGAATCTCCCGAAGCAAATCCAGGCCGAAATCCCGCTGGAGCGAATATGGACGCTCGTGCGCGACGATGGTGAGGGGTGA